Proteins co-encoded in one Odocoileus virginianus isolate 20LAN1187 ecotype Illinois unplaced genomic scaffold, Ovbor_1.2 Unplaced_Contig_30, whole genome shotgun sequence genomic window:
- the LOC110136621 gene encoding olfactory receptor 51F2-like, translating into MSTFKNTTSSSVIFFLTGVPGLEAFHTWISIPFCFLYAIALSGNSLVLFAIVTQPSLHEPMYYFLSMLSTTDLGLSVSTLVTMLGIFWFNAREISFNACLSQMFFIQLFTVMESSVLLAMAFDRFVAISDPLRYASILTDLKIAQIGVAIIIRGTLILTPMVVLLKRLSYCHSHVLHHSFCFHPDVMKLSCTDTRINSVVGLTALIITAGVDSIFIILSYLLIIKTVLSITSSEERKKAFSSCISHIGAVAVFYIPLISLSFVHRFGKGVPPYVHTLIANAYLLIPPVMNPIIYSVKTKQIRRAVLKVLHTTATKN; encoded by the coding sequence ATGTCAACTTTCAAAAATACCACATCCtcttctgtcattttctttctgactggTGTTCCCGGGCTGGAAGCCTTCCACACCTGGATCTCCATTCCCTTCTGCTTTCTCTATGCAATTGCTCTCTCAGGAAACAGCCTGGTTCTCTTTGCCATTGTCACTCAACCCAGTCTCCACGAGCCCATGTATTATTTCCTGTCCATGCTTTCCACCACTGACCTTGGCCTGTCTGTATCCACTCTGGTCACCATGCTGGGTATCTTCTGGTTCAATGCCAGGGAGATCAGCTTTAATGCCTGCTTGTCACAAATGTTTTTCATtcaacttttcactgtcatgGAATCTTCAGTGTTGTTGGCCATGGCCTTTGATCGATTTGTGGCTATCTCTGATCCTCTTAGATATGCCAGTATCTTAACTGATCTTAAAATAGCACAGATTGGAGTAGCAATCATCATCAGGGGTACCCTAATACTGACTCCTATGGTGGTGCTTCTTAAGCGCTTGTCCTATTGCCACAGCCATGTGCTCCACCACTCCTTCTGTTTCCACCCTGATGTGATGAAGCTCTCATGCACAGACACCAGGATCAATAGTGTGGTTGGTCTGACAGCTCTGATCATCACTGCTGGGGTGGACTCGATCTTCATTATCCTGTCTTATCTTTTGATTATCAAGACTGTCCTCAGCATCACATCctcagaagagaggaagaaagcctTCAGCTCATGCATCTCTCATATTGGTGCTGTTGCTGTATTCTACATTCCGTTGATCAGCCTGTCTTTTGTTCACAGATTTGGGAAAGGGGTCCCACCATATGTACATACTCTGATTGCAAATGCCTACCTGTTGATCCCCCCTGTAATGAACCCCATCATCTACAGTGTGAAGACCAAACAGATACGCAGAGCTGTGCTAAAAGTTCTCCATACCACTGCAACAAAGAACTAG
- the LOC110136620 gene encoding olfactory receptor 51F2-like: protein LIIPSFNQSIFYSTVFFLTGIPGFETYHAWIFIPFCCLYVIAISGNGMILFVIITESSLHEPMYYFLSMLSFTDLGLCLSTLVTMVGVFWFNTREISFDACIGQMFFIHGFTFMESSVLLAMAFDRYIAICNPLRYATILTNSRIIKVGFAIVIRGTTALIPLLLLLKHLSFCGSHILHHSYCFHPDVMKLSCTDTKINSAFGLAIVISTAALDFVLILLSYVLIIHSVLSIASPEERKKAFGTCVSHISAVVIFYIPMISLSLVHRFGKHAHPLVHTLIANIYLLIPPVMNPIIYSVKTKQIQKAMVKMVLSKII from the coding sequence TTCTTACTGGCATCCCTGGTTTTGAAACCTACCATGCCTGGATCTTCATCCCATTCTGTTGTCTCTATGTCATTGCCATCTCAGGGAATGGCATGATCTTGTTCGTCATCATCACTGAATCAAGCCTTCATGAACCCATGTACTATTTCCTCTCCATGTTATCCTTCACGGACCTAGGACTATGCCTTTCCACATTGGTCACCATGGTGGGTGTTTTCTGGTTCAACACCCGAGAAATCAGCTTTGATGCCTGCATTGGCCAAATGTTCTTTATCCATGGTTTCACATTCATGGAGTCCTCGGTACTCCTTGCAATGGCCTTTGACCGCTATATTGCCATCTGTAACCCACTGAGATATGCCACAATCTTAACCAATTCAAGGATCATCAAAGTGGGCTTTGCAATTGTTATTAGGGGGACAACAGCTCTGATTCCTTTACTCCTTCTCCTTAAACATCTGTCTTTCTGTGGAAGTCATATTCTGCACCATTCATATTGTTTCCATCCTGATGTGATGAAGCTTTCATGCACAGACACCAAGATCAACAGTGCATTTGGTCTGGCCATTGTCATCTCTACTGCTGCCTTGGACTTTGTTTTGATCCTCCTCTCCTATGTCCTGATCATACACTCCGTGCTTAGCATTGCCTCCCCAGAGGAACGGAAAAAGGCCTTTGGAACATGTGTATCTCACATAAGTGCCGTTGTCATCTTCTATATCCCCATGATCAGCTTGTCACTGGTGCATAGATTTGGGAAGCACGCCCATCCCCTTGTGCATACTCTCATTGCCAATATTTATCTGCTCATCCCTCCTGTAATGAATCCCATAATCTACAGTGTGAAGACAAAGCAAATTCAGAAGGCCATGGTCAAAATGgttctttctaaaataatttag